One Xenopus tropicalis strain Nigerian chromosome 8, UCB_Xtro_10.0, whole genome shotgun sequence genomic window carries:
- the gon7 gene encoding EKC/KEOPS complex subunit GON7: MMELSAELTNRDGSCRPFQFRCERTLKGLASGLEQLKGEVSTILTELVLQEKGEGALTSGDQESAGEEDDEDADEKDFAENGVSSNGPPTKRKKNQD; the protein is encoded by the exons ATGATGGAGCTAAGTGCAGAACTGACTAACAGAGACGGTAGTTGTCGTCCGTTTCAGTTTAGATGTGAGCGAACGTTGAAAGGACTGGCGAGTGGCCTGGAGCAGCTAAAAGGAGAAGTGTCCACCATTTTAACCGAGCTGGTGTTACAAGAAAAGGGAGAGGGGGCACTGACATCTGGAGATCAGGAATCTGCAG GTGAAGAAGATGACGAAGATGCAGATGAAAAAGATTTTGCTGAAAATGGAGTAAGCAGTAATGGACCTCCtactaaaagaaagaaaaatcaggATTGA